One genomic region from Hoeflea algicola encodes:
- a CDS encoding extracellular solute-binding protein, with product MLAAFSVLAASLIAAPSLVSQTRAEPVHAIAMHGEPALPADFTHLPYVNPDAPKGGRIAYGVVGSFDSVRPFIVRSMRTSARGVVDPEYGNLIYETLMQRSQDEPFTLYGLLAESVEWDEERSFIQYNLNPLARWSDGKPVTADDVIFTMELLRDKGRPPYSTRLNRVAKMEKISDLSVRFTFNETSNREFPLILSLSPVLPKHATDAENFDQSTLEPGIGSGPYLISEIKPGERITFTRRPDYWAKDLPIKRGIDNYDEISVEYFLSETAQFEAFKKGVFDVYPDGSATNWSRGYDFSAVENGDILREEYDRRTPSGMYGFVFNTRRPIFADVRVRRALAMMFDFEWANRSLYDNTYKRTHSFWDGSDLSSYGKPADAREREILAPFPDTVSDDIMNGTWQLPVSDGSGRDRKISRAALTLLQDAGYRIDSGQLLDPSGKPFSFALMTQNEGQEKLAVAYQRSLAALGIEMAIRTVDDAQYQQRSQTFDYDMIMKAFTSSLSPGTEQLGRWGSDSRDREGSFNFAGVASPAVDAAIDALLNARSAEDFHSAVRAYDRVLLSGYYVIPTFHLGKSWMAHRSRIVGPEGDPPLYGYYLPAWWDKTANP from the coding sequence ATGCTGGCAGCATTTTCTGTCCTGGCCGCGAGCCTCATTGCTGCGCCCTCGTTGGTTTCGCAAACGCGCGCCGAACCGGTGCATGCCATCGCCATGCATGGCGAACCAGCGTTACCTGCAGATTTTACGCACCTGCCCTATGTCAATCCGGACGCCCCAAAGGGCGGGCGCATTGCCTATGGCGTGGTCGGCAGTTTCGACAGCGTCCGTCCCTTCATCGTCAGAAGCATGCGCACCAGCGCCCGCGGCGTGGTCGACCCGGAATACGGCAATCTGATCTATGAGACGCTGATGCAGCGCTCCCAGGATGAACCCTTCACGCTCTATGGCCTGCTGGCCGAATCCGTTGAATGGGACGAGGAGCGCAGCTTCATCCAGTACAATCTCAACCCGCTGGCGCGCTGGTCGGATGGCAAGCCGGTTACCGCCGACGACGTGATCTTCACCATGGAATTGCTGCGTGACAAGGGACGGCCGCCCTACAGCACCCGGCTTAACCGTGTCGCCAAGATGGAAAAGATCTCGGATCTGTCGGTGCGTTTCACCTTCAACGAGACATCCAATCGGGAATTTCCGCTGATTCTATCACTGTCACCAGTGCTTCCAAAGCACGCCACCGATGCTGAGAATTTCGACCAATCGACACTGGAACCGGGGATCGGCTCCGGCCCCTATCTGATCAGCGAGATCAAGCCCGGCGAGCGCATCACCTTCACGCGGCGCCCGGACTACTGGGCCAAGGACCTGCCGATCAAGCGCGGGATCGACAATTACGACGAGATCTCGGTCGAATATTTTCTTTCGGAGACCGCCCAGTTCGAAGCTTTCAAGAAAGGCGTATTCGATGTCTATCCCGACGGCAGCGCTACCAACTGGAGCCGCGGCTACGATTTTTCGGCGGTCGAGAACGGCGACATCCTGCGTGAGGAATATGACCGCCGCACACCCTCGGGCATGTATGGCTTCGTCTTCAACACCCGCCGCCCGATTTTTGCGGATGTACGGGTACGGCGCGCGCTGGCCATGATGTTCGATTTCGAATGGGCCAATCGCAGCCTTTACGACAATACCTACAAGCGCACCCATTCGTTTTGGGACGGATCGGATCTGTCGAGCTACGGCAAGCCTGCCGATGCGCGCGAGCGGGAAATTCTGGCGCCCTTTCCCGACACGGTTTCAGACGACATCATGAACGGCACCTGGCAATTGCCGGTCTCCGATGGATCGGGCCGTGATCGCAAGATCAGCCGCGCCGCGCTGACGCTGCTGCAGGATGCGGGCTACCGGATCGACAGCGGCCAGTTGCTGGATCCATCCGGCAAGCCGTTCAGTTTTGCGCTGATGACCCAGAATGAAGGACAGGAAAAGCTCGCTGTCGCCTATCAGCGTTCGCTGGCAGCGCTTGGCATCGAAATGGCAATCCGCACCGTCGACGACGCGCAGTACCAGCAGCGCTCGCAGACCTTCGACTATGACATGATCATGAAAGCCTTCACTTCGTCGCTGTCGCCCGGCACCGAGCAACTCGGCCGCTGGGGGTCGGATTCGCGCGACCGTGAAGGCTCATTCAATTTCGCCGGGGTTGCCAGTCCGGCGGTCGACGCGGCCATCGATGCGCTTCTCAACGCCCGCAGCGCCGAAGACTTTCACTCAGCCGTGCGCGCCTATGACCGTGTGCTGCTGTCGGGTTATTATGTGATCCCGACCTTCCACCTCGGCAAGTCCTGGATGGCGCACCGCAGCCGCATCGTCGGCCCGGAAGGCGATCCGCCGCTTTATGGCTACTATCTGCCGGCATGGTGGGATAAAACCGCCAATCCATAA